The Laribacter hongkongensis DSM 14985 genome has a window encoding:
- a CDS encoding helix-turn-helix domain-containing protein produces MSSMGERLKAERLRLGLSAEKFSALTGMHRNAQYRYEANERLPDAGYLQAAYEAGVDIFFVVTGQYLTTQLAPDESLLLMDYRSLSPQGKVQASVAVRQLGLSGSASAETASSDTTPSAPSASGAVISHNTGDDTTINTGTLINIGLDDGVKPPAKRRTVEKKKPAK; encoded by the coding sequence ATGTCGAGCATGGGAGAGCGGCTCAAAGCCGAGCGTTTACGTCTTGGACTGAGTGCGGAGAAGTTTTCCGCTTTAACTGGCATGCATCGAAATGCTCAGTATCGGTACGAAGCAAATGAGCGCCTACCTGATGCGGGCTATCTACAGGCCGCTTACGAAGCCGGCGTAGACATCTTTTTCGTTGTGACCGGGCAGTATCTAACTACCCAACTTGCTCCTGATGAGTCTCTCCTACTGATGGATTACCGATCTCTCAGCCCCCAAGGGAAAGTCCAAGCATCTGTTGCCGTTCGGCAACTCGGCCTGTCTGGATCTGCATCTGCGGAAACGGCCTCAAGCGACACCACGCCCTCAGCCCCCTCCGCGAGTGGTGCGGTCATCAGTCATAACACTGGCGACGATACGACCATCAATACCGGCACCCTGATCAACATCGGGCTGGATGATGGCGTGAAACCTCCTGCCAAACGCAGAACCGTCGAGAAGAAAAAACCTGCGAAATAA